The Streptomyces sp. RKAG293 genome includes a region encoding these proteins:
- a CDS encoding MFS transporter, whose product MHRPAPPPLLLMATGGTLIAADRTVNQPDAGRPPRRPLPPRHVRTPRPPGRFGAYRRIFAAPGATAFTVGSLLSRAPMGMFGVSLIIMIATTRGSYALAGAVAAAGMAATAVLAPVVARLTDRYGQAGIAVPATVWSVAACLVLLLCVRYDAPSWTLFATYIARSTSPNTGGMARARWAHLYRDDPAARHVANSFEQVADELCFMLGPVLAAFLCTALFPEAGMLVANVLLLAGVLLFTAQRGTEPPAPGRSAARSGSLLRIPGLPALLAVFFCTGVIFGALEVTTIAFADARGHASAAGAVLALQAAGSGAAGLLYGLSRPTGPATTRFAASVAAMAALMTLPLLAGGLPALACCLFLAGCATAPTMVNGMTLVQSLAPPARLNEGMTLAVTGILAGISAGAALAGTAAERLPPGTGFWLPAAAGAPAAVLALRVRKGTTGTRT is encoded by the coding sequence ATGCACCGTCCCGCACCGCCGCCGCTGCTGCTCATGGCCACCGGCGGCACCCTCATCGCCGCCGACCGCACCGTCAACCAACCCGACGCCGGCCGGCCGCCCCGTCGGCCCCTCCCGCCCCGGCACGTCCGTACGCCGCGGCCGCCCGGCCGCTTCGGCGCCTACCGGCGGATCTTCGCCGCTCCGGGCGCCACCGCCTTCACCGTGGGCAGCCTGCTGTCCCGCGCCCCGATGGGGATGTTCGGCGTCAGCCTGATCATCATGATCGCCACGACCCGCGGCTCCTACGCCCTCGCGGGCGCCGTGGCCGCCGCCGGCATGGCCGCGACCGCCGTCCTCGCCCCGGTCGTGGCCCGGCTCACCGACCGGTACGGGCAGGCCGGGATCGCCGTGCCCGCCACCGTGTGGTCCGTGGCGGCCTGCCTCGTCCTGCTGCTGTGTGTGCGCTACGACGCCCCGTCCTGGACGCTCTTCGCCACGTACATCGCGAGGTCCACGTCCCCGAACACCGGCGGCATGGCCCGCGCCCGCTGGGCGCACCTCTACCGCGACGACCCCGCGGCCCGCCATGTGGCCAACTCCTTCGAGCAGGTCGCCGACGAGCTGTGCTTCATGCTCGGCCCCGTCCTGGCCGCGTTCCTGTGCACGGCGCTCTTCCCCGAGGCGGGCATGCTGGTCGCGAACGTGCTGCTGCTCGCCGGCGTGCTGCTCTTCACCGCCCAGCGCGGCACGGAGCCGCCCGCCCCGGGACGCTCCGCGGCCCGTAGCGGCTCCCTGCTCCGGATACCCGGCCTGCCGGCCCTGCTGGCGGTGTTCTTCTGCACCGGGGTGATCTTCGGCGCGCTGGAGGTCACCACGATCGCCTTCGCCGACGCCCGCGGACACGCGTCGGCGGCCGGCGCCGTCCTCGCCCTGCAGGCCGCCGGATCGGGCGCCGCAGGCCTGCTCTACGGCCTGTCCCGGCCCACCGGACCCGCCACGACCCGCTTCGCGGCCTCGGTGGCGGCGATGGCCGCCCTGATGACGCTGCCGCTGCTCGCCGGCGGGCTGCCGGCGCTCGCCTGCTGTCTCTTCCTCGCCGGCTGCGCCACCGCCCCCACCATGGTCAACGGCATGACCCTGGTGCAGAGCCTCGCCCCGCCGGCCCGCCTCAACGAGGGCATGACGCTCGCCGTCACCGGCATCCTGGCCGGCATCTCCGCCGGCGCCGCCCTCGCCGGCACCGCCGCCGAACGCCTTCCCCCGGGCACCGGCTTCTGGCTCCCCGCCGCCGCGGGCGCGCCGGCCGCCGTCCTGGCCCTGCGGGTACGGAAGGGGACCACCGGAACGCGCACATGA
- the smpB gene encoding SsrA-binding protein SmpB yields MAKETGHKLIAQNKKARHDYLILDTFEAGLVLTGTEVKSLRMGRASLVDGFAQLDGGEAWLHNVHIPEYTQGTWTNHAARRKRKLLLHKTEIAKLIHKTQESGHTIIPLQLYFKDGRAKVEIALAKGKKEYDKRQTLREKQDTRESNRAISAVRRRQRA; encoded by the coding sequence ATGGCGAAAGAGACTGGTCACAAGCTGATCGCGCAGAACAAGAAGGCGCGCCACGATTACCTCATCCTGGACACCTTCGAGGCGGGCCTGGTGCTGACCGGCACCGAGGTCAAGTCGCTGCGCATGGGCCGTGCCTCGCTGGTGGACGGCTTCGCGCAGCTGGACGGCGGTGAGGCGTGGCTGCACAACGTCCACATCCCCGAGTACACGCAGGGAACCTGGACGAACCACGCGGCACGCAGGAAGCGCAAACTCCTGCTGCACAAGACCGAGATCGCGAAGCTGATCCACAAGACGCAGGAGTCGGGGCACACGATCATCCCGCTCCAGCTGTACTTCAAGGACGGCCGGGCGAAGGTCGAGATCGCGCTGGCCAAGGGCAAGAAGGAGTACGACAAGCGGCAGACCCTGCGCGAGAAGCAGGACACCCGCGAGTCGAACCGCGCGATCTCCGCGGTCCGCAGGCGCCAGCGCGCCTGA
- a CDS encoding LysR family transcriptional regulator — protein sequence MPHDLEPRLLRAFTAVAEELHFSRAAAALHVAQQALSRDIRRLERELGAELFVRTTRRVELTSDGERLLPHARRVLAAHDELAAAFAAADRPLLVDVSAPVSTGRRVLDEARATAPGSELIARFHSGLTGAAADILAGRLDVSFGRVAGLAPAALSRLEHRPVRYEPMAVVLSREHPLARLERIPLDALAGETLYAGAGNPTTAEWTDLAERLFAGRGIAVAAPFPQIEGEAEFIRLVAKHRWPVLATTEFVDMPGAVLRPLVEPVPLALVSMVWRRGLRHPGLTALHEAVTTLAAAGRWLHRPAGSWLPDPDARLAALPESGDVRPAAQLHPDDGRLTVPPGAG from the coding sequence GTGCCTCATGACCTGGAACCCCGCCTGCTGCGCGCATTCACCGCCGTCGCCGAGGAACTGCATTTCTCCCGTGCCGCGGCGGCGCTCCATGTGGCGCAACAGGCCCTCAGCCGTGACATCCGGCGGCTGGAGCGGGAGTTGGGCGCGGAATTGTTCGTCCGCACCACCCGGCGCGTCGAACTCACCTCCGACGGGGAAAGGCTTCTTCCGCACGCGCGGCGGGTGCTCGCGGCGCACGACGAGCTGGCCGCGGCCTTCGCGGCGGCCGACCGGCCGCTGCTCGTCGACGTCAGCGCGCCGGTCAGCACCGGGCGCCGCGTCCTGGACGAGGCGCGGGCGACCGCCCCCGGCAGTGAGCTGATCGCCCGCTTCCACAGCGGTCTCACCGGTGCCGCCGCCGACATCCTCGCCGGCCGGCTGGACGTCTCCTTCGGCCGTGTCGCCGGGCTGGCCCCGGCCGCCCTGTCCCGGCTCGAGCACCGGCCGGTGCGCTACGAGCCGATGGCCGTCGTCCTGTCGCGGGAGCACCCGCTCGCGCGCCTGGAGCGGATCCCGCTGGACGCGCTCGCGGGGGAGACGCTGTACGCCGGGGCCGGGAACCCGACCACCGCCGAGTGGACCGATCTCGCCGAGCGGCTCTTCGCGGGCCGGGGGATCGCGGTGGCCGCGCCGTTCCCGCAGATCGAGGGCGAGGCGGAGTTCATCCGGCTGGTGGCGAAGCACCGCTGGCCGGTACTGGCCACCACCGAGTTCGTCGACATGCCCGGCGCGGTGCTGCGGCCGCTGGTGGAGCCCGTCCCGCTCGCCTTGGTCTCGATGGTCTGGCGCCGCGGGCTGCGCCACCCCGGGCTGACCGCCCTGCACGAGGCGGTGACCACGCTGGCGGCGGCCGGACGCTGGCTGCACCGGCCCGCCGGCAGCTGGCTCCCGGATCCCGACGCGCGTCTCGCGGCGCTCCCCGAATCCGGTGACGTCCGTCCCGCCGCGCAGCTCCACCCCGACGACGGGCGTCTCACAGTGCCCCCCGGCGCCGGGTGA
- the ftsX gene encoding permease-like cell division protein FtsX, producing MRAQFVLSEIGVGLRRNLTMTFAVIISVALSLALAGGSWLASQQVDAMKGYWYDKVQVSIFLCNKADVKSTPSCSKGAVTDEQKKAIKADLEKLPVVETVFYESSQEAYKHYQEQFKDSPVAGSLSPDQLQESYRVKLKDPTKVQVVSSAFAGRPGVQEVQDQRKLLKNLFDLLGGMTAVAFGTMVFMVIVAMLLIVNTVRVSAFSRRRETGIMRLVGASGFYIQMPFIAEAAFAGLVGGGVACGMLMTGRYFLIDHGLKLQDKIPLVNFLGWGDVIKVLPLVLVVSMLMPALAALVTLRKYLKV from the coding sequence ATGCGCGCCCAGTTCGTCCTGTCGGAGATCGGCGTCGGTCTCCGGCGCAATCTCACCATGACCTTCGCGGTGATCATCTCCGTCGCGCTCTCGCTCGCCCTCGCCGGCGGATCCTGGCTCGCCAGCCAGCAGGTCGACGCCATGAAGGGGTACTGGTACGACAAGGTCCAGGTGTCCATCTTCCTGTGCAACAAGGCGGATGTGAAGAGCACCCCCTCGTGCTCCAAGGGCGCCGTGACGGACGAGCAGAAGAAGGCGATCAAGGCGGACCTGGAGAAGCTCCCGGTCGTCGAGACCGTCTTCTACGAGTCCTCACAGGAGGCGTACAAGCACTACCAGGAGCAGTTCAAGGACTCGCCGGTCGCCGGGTCCCTCTCTCCTGACCAGTTGCAGGAGTCGTACCGCGTCAAGCTCAAGGACCCGACGAAGGTGCAGGTCGTCTCCAGCGCCTTCGCCGGCCGGCCGGGCGTCCAGGAGGTGCAGGACCAGCGCAAGCTGCTGAAGAACCTCTTCGACCTGCTCGGCGGCATGACGGCGGTGGCCTTCGGGACCATGGTCTTCATGGTGATCGTGGCGATGCTGCTGATCGTCAACACCGTGCGCGTCTCGGCGTTCAGCCGACGGCGCGAGACCGGGATCATGCGCTTGGTGGGCGCGTCCGGCTTCTACATCCAGATGCCGTTCATCGCCGAGGCGGCCTTCGCCGGCCTGGTCGGCGGCGGCGTGGCCTGCGGCATGCTCATGACCGGCCGGTACTTCCTGATCGACCACGGGCTGAAGCTGCAGGACAAGATCCCGCTGGTGAACTTCCTCGGCTGGGGCGATGTCATCAAGGTGCTGCCGCTGGTGCTCGTGGTCAGCATGCTGATGCCGGCCCTCGCCGCCCTCGTCACGCTGCGTAAATACCTCAAGGTCTGA
- a CDS encoding S41 family peptidase, whose product MSGRLMFGTPRGSRRGVALTIVFGAVLATGAAAGTLVVPARSASAAQSRIPAGNVADSDAIAKAIDEGKVGPEAAEELVSRSGDRWSSFYTAQEYAGLQQALNGRYVGVGLWVRRTGSGWIQVARVQDGSPAALARVQVGDRLQSIDGVRADGKPVTEVVAELRGDNAAGSVVRLGLDHAGGNRDITLRRAVLATEAVTVGKLDGDVTSIKIEAFTKGVGGQVRAAVRAAVRSGSRGVLLDLRGNSGGLVTEAVTVSSVFLDGGLVATYDVHGRQRALYASDGGDTDTPLVAVVDGGTMSAAELLAGALQDRGRAVVVGSRTFGKGAVQMPSELPDGSVAELTVGHYSLPDGRNVDGRGIEPDLTVSGGSAPSGASDKAVAEAREVLSGLRPPS is encoded by the coding sequence ATGTCCGGCCGGTTGATGTTCGGGACGCCCCGCGGCTCACGCCGCGGGGTCGCCCTGACGATCGTTTTCGGGGCGGTGCTGGCCACCGGCGCGGCGGCCGGCACCCTGGTGGTTCCGGCCCGGTCCGCGTCGGCCGCGCAGAGCAGGATCCCGGCGGGCAACGTCGCCGACTCCGACGCGATCGCCAAGGCGATCGACGAGGGCAAGGTCGGCCCGGAGGCCGCCGAAGAGCTGGTCAGCCGCAGTGGCGACCGCTGGTCCTCGTTCTACACCGCCCAGGAGTACGCGGGCCTGCAACAGGCCCTGAACGGCCGGTACGTGGGCGTCGGGCTCTGGGTGCGGCGCACCGGCAGTGGCTGGATCCAGGTGGCCCGGGTGCAGGACGGCAGCCCCGCGGCGCTCGCGCGGGTGCAGGTCGGCGACCGGCTCCAGTCGATCGACGGGGTGCGGGCGGACGGCAAGCCGGTCACCGAGGTCGTGGCGGAGCTGCGCGGCGACAACGCCGCGGGGTCCGTCGTCCGGCTCGGCCTGGACCACGCCGGCGGTAACCGCGACATCACGCTGCGTCGCGCGGTGCTGGCCACCGAGGCCGTCACCGTCGGGAAACTGGACGGGGACGTCACCTCCATCAAGATCGAGGCGTTCACCAAGGGCGTCGGCGGCCAGGTACGTGCCGCGGTACGTGCCGCGGTGCGCTCCGGGAGCCGGGGCGTGCTGCTCGATCTGCGCGGCAATTCCGGGGGTCTGGTCACCGAGGCCGTCACGGTCTCCTCGGTCTTCCTCGACGGCGGCCTGGTCGCCACCTATGACGTGCACGGCCGGCAGCGCGCCCTCTACGCCAGCGACGGCGGCGACACCGACACCCCGCTGGTGGCCGTGGTCGACGGGGGCACCATGAGCGCCGCGGAGCTGCTCGCGGGCGCGCTGCAGGACCGCGGCCGGGCGGTCGTGGTGGGGTCGCGGACCTTCGGCAAGGGCGCGGTGCAGATGCCCAGCGAACTGCCGGACGGGTCGGTCGCCGAGCTGACCGTCGGCCATTACAGCCTGCCCGACGGGCGGAACGTGGACGGCCGGGGCATCGAGCCGGATCTCACGGTGAGCGGCGGATCGGCCCCCTCGGGAGCCTCCGACAAGGCGGTCGCGGAGGCCAGGGAAGTATTGAGTGGCCTCAGACCCCCCTCCTAG